Proteins from a genomic interval of Alteromonas macleodii ATCC 27126:
- a CDS encoding MFS transporter, whose amino-acid sequence MDNTLIPPAKARISVPVIALGMYAVASGYLMSLIPLMLSHYNLDTAIASWLASSFYAGLLVGALTIEPLVTRIGYKHGFALCLGILVLTIAVMPLFAHTAVWLVARLVAGVAVAGVFVIVESWLLHGDEADRAKRLGLYMGALYGGSSLGQLGIGAIGVGGMLPFAAIFTMLILAIGVLLFAKSEQPEASHSTPLSLKQISKLNHAAIIGCIVSGLTLGAIYGLMPLELLNRGIAHDDLGSLMALIILGAMAVQPLIPALSKYLGRTLLMALFCLLGVAAITLTAAVSGIYALGAGLFLLGMAIFALYPVAINLACDKLDASFIVCATQVMLFSYSVGSVVGPLIADNFLVGPQGLMGYLFGCLLATSIYMLIASVKTKGRAMAGE is encoded by the coding sequence TTGGACAACACCTTAATTCCGCCAGCCAAAGCGCGAATCTCTGTTCCCGTTATTGCGCTGGGTATGTACGCAGTTGCGTCTGGCTATTTGATGAGTCTGATCCCACTAATGCTCAGCCATTACAACCTAGACACGGCTATCGCCAGTTGGCTTGCCAGTAGCTTTTACGCAGGATTACTTGTAGGTGCCCTTACCATTGAACCGCTGGTCACCCGCATTGGGTACAAGCACGGTTTTGCACTGTGTTTAGGCATCCTTGTACTTACTATCGCAGTAATGCCTTTGTTTGCTCACACCGCGGTTTGGCTTGTGGCTCGGTTAGTGGCTGGCGTTGCTGTAGCAGGTGTATTTGTTATCGTAGAGTCGTGGCTTTTACACGGCGACGAAGCCGATAGAGCCAAACGTTTAGGCTTGTACATGGGCGCACTGTACGGGGGAAGCTCTTTAGGTCAGTTAGGTATTGGCGCTATTGGCGTAGGCGGCATGCTTCCTTTTGCTGCCATTTTCACCATGTTGATTTTAGCCATTGGCGTACTTTTGTTTGCAAAGAGCGAGCAGCCTGAAGCTTCCCACAGTACGCCACTGTCGCTAAAGCAAATATCGAAACTAAATCATGCCGCAATTATTGGTTGCATAGTGTCAGGCTTAACCCTAGGTGCCATTTACGGCTTAATGCCCCTTGAACTATTAAACCGCGGCATTGCTCATGACGATTTGGGTAGCTTAATGGCCTTAATTATTTTAGGCGCTATGGCAGTTCAACCTCTAATTCCTGCGTTATCCAAGTACTTAGGCCGCACGTTACTCATGGCGCTATTTTGTTTACTGGGTGTCGCCGCCATAACATTAACCGCAGCGGTTAGTGGTATTTACGCTTTGGGAGCAGGTCTGTTTCTATTAGGGATGGCAATATTTGCCCTATACCCAGTGGCAATAAATCTCGCCTGCGACAAACTCGATGCTAGCTTCATTGTATGCGCCACACAGGTCATGCTTTTCAGCTACAGCGTGGGTTCAGTAGTAGGCCCACTCATTGCCGATAACTTTTTAGTAGGCCCTCAAGGATTGATGGGCTACTTATTTGGGTGCTTACTTGCTACCAGTATTTATATGTTGATAGCCAGTGTTAAAACGAAAGGTCGTGCTATGGCAGGCGAGTAG
- a CDS encoding sensor histidine kinase, with product MLMTMLIWGVVLLHEQPPHSPTFPSQVSILYSGQEEVPAENDPRWRAHSQSDIELSNEVRWLKFTLAFNATSNGSQGVQQTESAPKGLFVSILGAFSVYLNGYHIGDNGMPATAESKELPGEIDSIFILPTQHLNTGDNTVMVRLSSEFRPDTAQSSGFWVFADDFETLAAINEWRIRLPLMMLSGLVLVAMYSFVVYFSSLKEPAYLWFSCLCTMLILLILAESWRGLFGYSYQWHILRMEIVLGLTLVISLVLPLFFLSFFRYSKTWFISTLLVLVMASCEVLLYFDGYDYRSFLLFSVSLLISFIIGVASIYKRKKYAWLMTMGIAVFVSPVLINRFSFMDQYFFVSFSGLALLLLLVLSQTHAERQRALTQSTLTTQRLQLELIKKQLQPHFILNTLTAIEEWIEIAPKEAIGFIQALASEFRQMASLSDRALIALQQEVALCESHLKIMGYRFDAHFSLQKPEMSENKGQQLIPPGVLLTLIENAFSHNRYGSGEYQFSLSFSEQQEDEAQGVSVENAKHDKNKRPSTTLLFKAQLTQHYSYQTSALENKEGTGVGTKYIKARLTEAFGNNWKLVEFIEDKYWVTKLTFPTTFVSGEQSNAHAEQTEQITLQTL from the coding sequence ATGCTTATGACAATGCTCATTTGGGGCGTTGTACTTTTGCACGAACAGCCCCCCCATTCACCGACATTTCCTTCTCAGGTCAGCATCCTCTATTCTGGGCAAGAGGAAGTACCAGCGGAGAACGACCCTCGATGGCGGGCTCATTCCCAGTCGGATATCGAACTGTCTAATGAAGTAAGGTGGCTCAAGTTCACACTTGCGTTCAACGCAACATCAAATGGGTCACAAGGTGTGCAACAAACCGAGAGTGCGCCTAAAGGCTTGTTTGTTTCTATACTTGGCGCGTTTTCTGTTTATTTGAACGGTTATCACATTGGTGATAACGGTATGCCTGCAACAGCCGAGAGCAAAGAATTGCCAGGTGAAATAGACAGTATATTCATACTACCTACACAGCACCTGAATACTGGTGATAACACGGTGATGGTAAGGCTGAGCAGCGAATTTCGTCCAGATACCGCGCAAAGTAGTGGATTTTGGGTATTTGCAGACGACTTCGAAACTCTTGCCGCCATTAATGAGTGGCGTATACGATTACCCTTAATGATGCTAAGTGGCTTGGTTCTTGTCGCCATGTATTCATTTGTGGTGTACTTTTCATCGCTCAAAGAGCCTGCATACCTGTGGTTTAGCTGCCTATGCACCATGCTGATTCTATTAATCTTGGCCGAGTCATGGCGAGGTCTATTCGGTTACAGCTACCAGTGGCACATCCTTAGAATGGAAATCGTCCTTGGGTTAACCCTTGTTATCAGCCTGGTGCTACCGCTCTTTTTCCTGTCTTTCTTCCGCTATTCAAAAACTTGGTTTATCAGTACCTTGCTTGTGTTGGTTATGGCTAGTTGTGAGGTACTGTTATATTTCGATGGTTACGATTACCGCAGCTTTTTGTTGTTCAGTGTGTCTTTGCTCATTAGCTTTATTATTGGTGTGGCCAGTATTTATAAACGGAAGAAGTACGCGTGGTTAATGACCATGGGAATAGCGGTATTTGTTTCACCCGTTCTCATAAACCGTTTTTCGTTTATGGACCAATATTTCTTTGTTTCGTTTAGTGGCTTAGCGCTTTTATTACTACTCGTGCTAAGCCAAACCCATGCTGAGAGGCAGCGTGCACTTACGCAGTCAACGCTTACCACTCAGCGTCTGCAGCTTGAGCTTATAAAAAAACAGCTACAGCCTCACTTTATTCTCAATACCCTAACGGCAATTGAAGAGTGGATTGAAATCGCCCCTAAAGAAGCCATTGGGTTTATTCAGGCGCTAGCATCGGAGTTTCGCCAAATGGCCAGCTTAAGCGATAGAGCCTTAATTGCTTTACAGCAGGAAGTCGCCCTTTGTGAAAGTCACCTTAAAATTATGGGATACCGCTTCGACGCCCACTTTTCACTGCAAAAGCCGGAGATGTCAGAAAACAAAGGGCAGCAGCTTATTCCTCCCGGAGTATTACTCACCCTCATAGAAAATGCGTTTAGCCACAACAGATACGGCTCGGGAGAGTATCAATTTAGTCTTAGCTTTTCTGAACAACAAGAGGATGAAGCACAGGGTGTGTCCGTAGAGAATGCCAAGCATGATAAGAATAAAAGACCTTCAACTACCTTGCTGTTTAAAGCTCAGCTTACTCAACACTATTCTTACCAGACATCAGCATTAGAGAATAAAGAAGGAACCGGTGTTGGCACCAAGTACATTAAAGCCCGGCTCACAGAAGCGTTTGGTAATAACTGGAAGCTAGTGGAATTTATTGAAGATAAGTATTGGGTAACTAAGCTCACATTTCCAACAACGTTCGTTTCGGGTGAGCAAAGTAACGCGCACGCCGAGCAGACCGAACAAATCACCTTACAAACGCTATGA
- a CDS encoding type 1 glutamine amidotransferase domain-containing protein, with amino-acid sequence MSNTQNLKGKKIAILATNGFEQSELIQPRDKFIEQGAEVDVLSIDDQTTIKAWDEDNWGKEINVDKQVTSVNPQDYDALVLPGGQINPDVLRTNEDAVAFIKSANSAASIKAIGAICHGPWLLVESGLAKGATLTSFPSIQTDLKNAGATWVDEEVVTHSKLVTSRNPDDIPAFVSKISELVAQ; translated from the coding sequence ATGAGCAACACCCAAAACCTTAAAGGCAAAAAAATCGCTATTTTGGCAACCAATGGTTTTGAGCAAAGCGAGTTGATTCAACCAAGAGACAAGTTTATTGAGCAAGGTGCTGAAGTTGATGTGCTATCTATTGATGATCAGACGACCATTAAAGCATGGGACGAAGACAACTGGGGAAAAGAAATTAACGTTGATAAACAAGTTACGTCTGTAAACCCTCAAGATTACGATGCCCTTGTGCTACCTGGCGGTCAAATCAATCCCGATGTGCTGCGTACCAACGAAGATGCTGTTGCCTTCATCAAAAGTGCAAACAGCGCGGCAAGTATTAAAGCTATAGGTGCTATCTGTCATGGTCCATGGTTGCTGGTGGAGTCTGGGTTAGCGAAAGGTGCAACACTCACTTCGTTTCCTAGTATCCAAACAGATCTCAAAAATGCTGGTGCGACCTGGGTTGATGAGGAAGTGGTGACCCATTCAAAACTGGTGACCAGTAGAAACCCAGATGATATTCCAGCTTTCGTAAGCAAAATTAGTGAATTGGTTGCCCAGTAA
- a CDS encoding alpha/beta hydrolase: MKKVSFRNSDMAWDISTLILTPPNFDEAKQYPTVISVHPFGSCKEQTSSATYGKALAEAGYVVIAFDASFQGESGGEPRFVEDPTQRVEDVSRVIDYAVTLPYVDAEKIAGIGVCGGGGYVLNAALTEKRIKAVVGITPVNIGRLFREGFSMYNPIGALEGMAAQRTAEARGGERLVNELLPASLAEAKDNGMTERDVYEATEYYKTPRGQQPGGATRMLFSHAQKTLAWDAFSFAETLMTQPVMAVIGQKVGAFGAYRDGMEIYGRAVASKDRQLVELEDWSHYDLYDKSEPVGLAMAQIVPFFKEHVG, from the coding sequence ATGAAAAAGGTCAGTTTTAGAAACTCAGACATGGCATGGGATATTTCAACCCTTATTCTAACGCCACCCAATTTTGACGAGGCTAAACAATACCCGACAGTCATTAGTGTACATCCATTTGGTAGTTGTAAAGAGCAGACATCAAGCGCTACTTATGGGAAGGCACTTGCAGAAGCAGGCTATGTAGTCATTGCGTTTGACGCAAGTTTTCAAGGGGAGTCTGGAGGTGAACCTCGCTTTGTGGAAGATCCCACCCAACGGGTAGAGGATGTGAGTCGAGTCATTGATTATGCGGTTACCTTGCCTTACGTTGACGCGGAAAAAATTGCAGGCATCGGTGTGTGCGGTGGTGGTGGCTATGTTTTAAATGCTGCTTTAACTGAAAAGCGAATCAAAGCCGTAGTGGGGATCACACCTGTCAACATTGGTCGACTCTTTCGAGAAGGCTTTAGCATGTATAACCCCATTGGTGCGTTAGAGGGTATGGCTGCACAGCGAACTGCAGAAGCCCGAGGCGGTGAGCGACTGGTAAATGAACTGCTCCCTGCAAGTCTCGCTGAAGCCAAAGACAATGGAATGACGGAACGCGATGTTTATGAAGCAACTGAATACTACAAAACCCCGCGAGGCCAACAGCCGGGTGGCGCTACAAGAATGTTGTTTTCTCATGCGCAAAAGACACTGGCGTGGGACGCATTTTCTTTTGCAGAGACCCTTATGACGCAACCCGTAATGGCAGTTATTGGTCAGAAGGTTGGGGCATTTGGTGCCTACCGTGACGGCATGGAAATATACGGGCGCGCAGTGGCATCTAAAGATCGCCAATTGGTTGAATTAGAAGATTGGTCCCATTACGACCTTTATGATAAAAGTGAACCTGTTGGGCTGGCCATGGCGCAAATTGTACCTTTCTTCAAAGAACATGTAGGTTAG
- a CDS encoding AraC family transcriptional regulator, translated as MFFPISDAKKALSEMVLDYSRKEGDHETPISGLTLHVRNAPTEPLHCIYTLSLAVVLQGAKLLSYEDQLHESTAGQSMLTTFDLPVISHVSEATRHNPFVALVLKLDYTLILQVCAELNLSKPPRDIRYQPISTQDVDEGLYDALGRLIKMCAQGKFLDSLYPLVEKEIVIRLLDGPHGLHLRHLVSSGAPNAHILKVVTWLKQNFTQSVGMDALADQAHMSASTFRQRFRALTGTSPLQYQKTLRLQEARDQMLMNGLDATQASSLVGYESASQFSREYSRLFGMPPQKDIQRLRTV; from the coding sequence GTGTTTTTTCCAATCAGTGATGCGAAAAAAGCGTTAAGTGAAATGGTGCTGGACTACAGTCGAAAAGAGGGAGACCACGAAACGCCGATTTCAGGCCTTACCCTTCACGTAAGAAATGCGCCGACAGAGCCTTTACACTGTATTTATACGCTTAGCCTAGCGGTCGTTTTGCAAGGGGCAAAGCTCCTTTCCTATGAAGACCAGCTCCATGAGTCAACTGCTGGCCAATCTATGCTAACTACCTTTGATTTGCCGGTAATTTCTCATGTGTCAGAAGCGACGAGGCACAACCCCTTTGTAGCGCTGGTTCTGAAGTTAGACTATACCCTCATTCTGCAAGTTTGCGCCGAGCTTAATCTGTCAAAACCGCCAAGAGATATTCGATATCAACCAATATCGACACAAGATGTGGATGAAGGCTTGTACGACGCTCTAGGTCGCCTTATTAAAATGTGTGCCCAGGGAAAGTTTTTGGATAGCCTTTACCCATTGGTTGAAAAAGAAATTGTTATTCGTTTACTTGATGGACCACACGGATTGCACCTTCGCCACCTTGTGTCGTCAGGCGCGCCAAATGCACATATTTTAAAAGTGGTGACGTGGTTAAAACAGAATTTTACTCAGTCAGTGGGAATGGACGCATTGGCGGATCAAGCCCACATGAGTGCCTCTACTTTCAGGCAGCGCTTTCGAGCACTTACTGGTACCAGCCCTTTGCAATATCAAAAGACACTAAGATTACAAGAAGCAAGGGATCAAATGCTGATGAACGGTTTGGACGCAACACAAGCAAGCTCATTGGTTGGCTATGAAAGTGCATCTCAATTTAGCCGAGAATACAGCCGATTGTTTGGCATGCCGCCTCAAAAAGATATTCAACGCTTACGCACAGTTTAG
- a CDS encoding LytR/AlgR family response regulator transcription factor, whose protein sequence is MMNITLVEDEPMVAKRLARFIDQCTDDKTTIHRFSNLDDAEEHLSNRDTDLLFLDLNLHGKDGFSLIHQQLAAPYHTVVVSANTDRALEAFELGVLDFIGKPFTQERISKAIERFSLHQFKGQCQRLSYRKNNVLCFLQVDDIQFIQAAGHYSEITTKDNQTILHDKHLDRLMQILPQGFMRVHRSYALPLNEVKHIEQHSGAKYIAHLHSGASVPVGRTKFNTLVDALGS, encoded by the coding sequence ATGATGAATATTACCCTAGTAGAAGATGAACCCATGGTTGCCAAACGACTTGCTCGTTTTATCGACCAGTGTACCGACGATAAAACCACTATTCATCGCTTTTCCAACCTCGATGATGCAGAAGAGCATTTGTCTAACCGCGACACAGACTTGCTCTTTCTAGATTTGAATTTGCATGGAAAAGACGGTTTTTCATTAATTCATCAACAGCTTGCCGCCCCTTATCACACCGTGGTGGTTTCAGCGAATACCGACAGGGCTTTAGAAGCGTTTGAGCTTGGCGTACTTGATTTTATTGGTAAGCCATTTACTCAAGAAAGAATAAGTAAAGCAATAGAACGCTTTTCTCTGCATCAATTTAAGGGCCAATGTCAGCGGTTGTCATATCGCAAAAACAATGTGCTCTGCTTTCTTCAAGTTGATGATATTCAATTCATTCAAGCCGCAGGGCACTACAGTGAAATAACCACTAAAGACAATCAAACCATATTGCATGACAAGCACTTAGACAGGTTAATGCAAATTCTACCTCAAGGATTTATGCGAGTTCATCGCTCTTATGCGTTACCTCTTAATGAAGTTAAGCATATCGAACAACACTCAGGTGCGAAGTACATTGCACATCTGCACTCTGGCGCGAGTGTTCCAGTAGGAAGAACTAAATTCAATACGCTGGTTGATGCTCTGGGCAGCTAA
- a CDS encoding SDR family oxidoreductase yields the protein MSTSATDKKVIAITGASSGIGKETAKQLVNNGFNVALLARSEDKLRALVEEFGNDVAFAVKTDVSDFKDVDTAFKKVSEHFGRIDGIFANAGRGAKAAGIEKGDVDDWDGMLGANVNGLLYTAKAGLPYLRDTQGHFIITSSVAGRIALKGSVYGASKWFAYGFGQNLAEEMREWGGRCTTICPGMVNTPFFDEPKEDKLQPADIAKSVLFALSAEESACVREVYVMPAK from the coding sequence ATGTCCACCTCAGCTACAGATAAAAAGGTTATCGCGATAACGGGAGCTTCCAGCGGCATTGGCAAAGAAACAGCAAAGCAACTGGTAAATAACGGTTTTAATGTTGCCCTTTTAGCAAGAAGTGAGGACAAATTGCGTGCCTTAGTCGAAGAGTTTGGCAATGATGTTGCGTTCGCTGTAAAAACTGACGTTAGCGACTTTAAAGATGTCGATACGGCGTTTAAAAAGGTGAGCGAACATTTCGGTCGCATTGACGGCATCTTCGCTAATGCCGGGCGTGGCGCGAAAGCCGCCGGCATTGAAAAGGGGGACGTAGATGACTGGGATGGCATGCTGGGCGCAAACGTAAATGGACTGCTTTATACTGCAAAAGCCGGATTGCCGTACCTGCGCGATACGCAAGGCCACTTCATTATTACGTCTTCGGTCGCCGGTCGAATAGCCCTGAAAGGCTCTGTATATGGGGCAAGTAAGTGGTTTGCTTATGGTTTCGGTCAGAACCTCGCAGAAGAAATGCGCGAGTGGGGCGGCCGCTGTACAACTATCTGCCCTGGTATGGTGAATACGCCATTTTTTGATGAACCTAAGGAAGATAAGCTTCAGCCAGCGGATATCGCAAAATCGGTATTATTTGCCCTAAGCGCAGAAGAGTCAGCCTGCGTTCGCGAGGTTTATGTTATGCCGGCGAAGTAA
- a CDS encoding YihY/virulence factor BrkB family protein: MSKERFNHAKSAFELSLKSWWSISKRIFTSLQKDNIPLISAGVAFYCLLAIFPLLGATIALYGLVVSPDELQSHMALLVNVVPNDSRYIIEEQLKNLTEKSNTALGWSFLFTLLLSLWSSSKGANALIKACNITYSEAEGRGFLKGILARITCTIFMILTVIVSLACITILPEAISWMTSNALSTEQAMWVTWPVMLALFNIALSALYRYAPHRREAQWRWVTPGSVFATLLWVVASYGFSIYLNEFGSYNKTYGSVGGIIILLMWLYLTAYIILIGAEVNSSIELQTTADSTVGEDRPMGERNAFVADHTPDDLRH, encoded by the coding sequence ATGAGCAAGGAACGTTTTAACCACGCTAAATCTGCATTCGAGCTTTCTTTGAAAAGTTGGTGGAGTATTTCAAAGCGTATTTTCACTAGCCTGCAAAAAGACAACATTCCTCTTATTTCCGCTGGCGTTGCCTTTTACTGCTTGCTGGCTATCTTCCCCTTACTAGGGGCAACCATTGCCTTGTATGGCCTTGTTGTATCACCCGACGAACTACAAAGTCATATGGCATTGCTGGTAAATGTAGTACCAAATGACAGTCGCTACATTATTGAAGAACAGCTTAAAAATTTAACCGAGAAGTCGAATACTGCATTAGGCTGGAGTTTTTTATTTACTCTGCTCTTATCACTGTGGAGCAGCAGCAAAGGCGCTAACGCTCTGATAAAGGCATGCAACATTACCTATAGCGAGGCGGAAGGAAGAGGGTTTCTTAAAGGTATCCTGGCACGCATTACGTGCACCATATTTATGATCCTTACTGTAATTGTGTCCCTTGCCTGCATCACTATTTTACCCGAGGCAATAAGCTGGATGACGTCAAATGCCCTTAGTACCGAGCAAGCCATGTGGGTGACTTGGCCGGTGATGCTGGCCCTATTTAATATTGCGCTCTCTGCCTTATATCGTTATGCGCCTCACCGAAGAGAAGCCCAGTGGCGCTGGGTGACGCCGGGTTCAGTTTTTGCCACGTTATTATGGGTAGTAGCCTCGTATGGCTTTTCGATATACCTCAATGAATTTGGAAGTTACAACAAAACCTACGGCTCCGTTGGGGGAATTATTATCTTGCTCATGTGGTTGTATTTAACCGCGTATATCATTCTAATTGGTGCAGAGGTGAACTCGTCGATAGAGCTCCAAACTACTGCAGACAGTACGGTGGGTGAAGACAGACCCATGGGCGAAAGAAATGCATTTGTGGCAGATCATACACCGGATGATTTAAGGCACTAA
- a CDS encoding serine hydrolase domain-containing protein → MTPINKLVAFTLLLLWYAPLEIAHANDNQLLSQAELNELLKEYKLSGVSVAVIDDFNVVYSATAGEKVFGSGDSINQSTAFSTASISKPVTALLAAMLEEQGKLSLDDSVAKYLTRWTLQKEQFPNPEEITFRRLLSHTAGTTQSGFADFYKGDAVPTAIDSLNGVNVPRYDSPISLAFKPGESWSYSGGGYVIVQIALEDLTGKTLPELAEEMLFKPLNMVNTTMYQPDSPIFLQNVASVHHDDLSVIQSGYPICPQIAPSGMWSNALDMATLIIEMQRALNGDETKVISQAVARNTTQIETLDVVGGWGLGWMRLEAKGNLEWFSHGGSNTGTGGQIMGTMRDGRGIAIFGNGGNPARIPVIETVIATVMEKLDWKKSLPVVKQQVPLELLNDFEGKYLAGFGETIEISKQNNQLFYQGRLLLWSHIESGELVYLGDGEFGVEGYPNRLSLETVSGKKRLKVSRKGSDKVSYFESAPE, encoded by the coding sequence ATGACACCCATTAATAAACTAGTAGCCTTTACCCTTTTACTTTTGTGGTATGCGCCACTTGAAATAGCCCACGCAAATGACAACCAACTGTTGTCTCAAGCAGAACTCAACGAGCTCTTAAAAGAATACAAATTAAGTGGCGTAAGCGTCGCGGTAATCGACGACTTCAATGTTGTCTATTCCGCCACAGCTGGGGAAAAGGTGTTCGGTTCAGGTGATTCTATTAACCAGTCAACGGCCTTTTCTACCGCTTCTATTTCCAAGCCGGTTACCGCGCTACTAGCGGCTATGCTCGAAGAGCAAGGCAAGCTTAGTTTAGACGACTCTGTAGCTAAGTATCTCACCCGTTGGACACTGCAAAAAGAGCAGTTTCCCAACCCAGAGGAAATTACTTTTCGTCGGTTGCTCAGCCACACTGCGGGCACCACACAAAGTGGGTTTGCTGACTTTTATAAAGGAGACGCTGTGCCAACGGCTATCGATAGCCTAAACGGAGTAAACGTGCCTCGTTATGACTCGCCCATTAGCTTAGCATTTAAGCCTGGTGAAAGTTGGTCGTATAGCGGCGGTGGCTACGTTATTGTGCAAATTGCGCTGGAAGATCTAACTGGAAAGACATTGCCTGAATTAGCAGAAGAAATGCTGTTTAAGCCGCTTAACATGGTTAACACCACAATGTATCAACCTGACAGCCCGATATTTTTGCAAAATGTGGCAAGTGTTCATCACGACGATTTGAGCGTGATCCAATCTGGATATCCAATTTGCCCGCAAATTGCGCCTTCGGGAATGTGGAGTAATGCTCTTGATATGGCAACATTGATTATCGAAATGCAAAGAGCACTAAATGGCGATGAGACAAAGGTAATCTCGCAAGCAGTGGCGCGTAATACTACTCAAATTGAAACCCTCGATGTTGTAGGTGGTTGGGGGTTAGGCTGGATGCGTCTTGAGGCTAAAGGCAACCTAGAGTGGTTCTCTCATGGTGGTTCAAACACAGGAACAGGAGGGCAAATCATGGGCACAATGCGCGATGGTAGAGGTATCGCTATATTCGGTAACGGCGGCAACCCTGCTCGAATTCCGGTTATTGAAACAGTTATTGCAACGGTTATGGAAAAGCTCGACTGGAAGAAAAGCTTGCCCGTGGTAAAGCAACAGGTTCCCCTTGAACTGTTAAATGACTTTGAAGGTAAATATCTTGCAGGCTTTGGAGAAACCATCGAAATCAGCAAGCAGAATAACCAGCTTTTCTACCAAGGAAGGCTGTTGCTGTGGAGTCATATCGAAAGTGGGGAGCTTGTTTACCTTGGTGACGGAGAATTTGGTGTGGAAGGTTATCCAAACCGACTTTCTCTTGAAACAGTAAGCGGTAAAAAGCGGCTGAAAGTGTCGCGAAAGGGAAGCGATAAGGTGTCGTATTTTGAATCTGCCCCAGAATAG
- a CDS encoding peroxidase family protein, which yields MDSGAEAKLSNIDLGYVFLGQFIDHDITLDVTSSLSSRNTPDDINNIRTPTLDLDCIYGSGVEGTPHLYYHAPPNASGKPKQIDKLHLLTNGDDLLRAESTPQGHLNQVALIGDPRNDENRIVSQLQLLMHYFHNTVVNELLTKGTYTTKTALFEKAREIVTWHYQWVVIYDFLPKLVGQTVVDDIMCNGRRFFTEDNSPFIPVEFSVAVYRFGHTMVTNPLDFNESHKGVTMFGSELGTGFQKNTAGAINWSWFFGEDAQKAGAVDEKLPSELLELPFIKNAEASLAVRNLQRGQSFSLPSGQSVHKYMESVLGVSLDSPDMSMFELPGNLAQATPLWLYILCEGSLSGGNHLGPVGGYIVAEVLIGLIESDPHSFLGSNPSWYPELKVQGSQPAGAFEMADIIKYTDFAA from the coding sequence ATGGATTCCGGAGCAGAAGCCAAGTTGTCAAATATTGACCTGGGTTACGTATTCTTAGGCCAATTCATCGATCATGATATTACCCTTGATGTTACATCGAGTTTAAGTTCACGAAATACCCCTGATGACATCAATAATATCCGAACGCCTACCCTGGATTTGGATTGTATCTATGGTTCGGGTGTTGAAGGGACACCGCATCTCTACTATCACGCACCACCAAACGCCTCCGGCAAACCTAAACAAATAGACAAGTTGCACCTGCTGACGAACGGTGATGATTTACTTAGAGCAGAGAGTACTCCTCAGGGGCATTTAAACCAAGTGGCGTTGATTGGCGATCCACGTAACGATGAAAACCGAATAGTCTCTCAGCTTCAATTACTGATGCACTATTTTCATAATACGGTTGTCAATGAGTTACTAACGAAGGGCACTTATACGACGAAAACTGCTCTTTTCGAAAAGGCGCGAGAGATCGTGACCTGGCACTACCAATGGGTCGTTATTTATGACTTTTTACCCAAGCTAGTAGGTCAAACGGTCGTCGATGATATTATGTGTAACGGTCGACGATTTTTTACTGAAGATAACTCTCCATTTATTCCGGTTGAATTTTCCGTCGCCGTCTATCGCTTTGGTCATACAATGGTTACCAACCCATTAGACTTTAACGAAAGTCATAAAGGCGTAACGATGTTTGGTAGCGAGTTAGGTACAGGGTTCCAGAAGAATACGGCAGGAGCGATTAACTGGAGTTGGTTTTTTGGAGAAGATGCTCAGAAAGCGGGGGCGGTCGATGAAAAACTTCCTTCAGAATTACTGGAGTTGCCGTTTATCAAAAATGCTGAGGCATCGCTTGCCGTAAGAAATTTGCAACGTGGTCAGAGCTTTTCACTGCCATCAGGCCAGTCAGTGCACAAATACATGGAGTCTGTTTTAGGCGTAAGCCTGGATTCTCCCGATATGTCGATGTTCGAACTGCCGGGCAACTTAGCTCAAGCGACTCCGCTGTGGTTATACATTCTTTGCGAGGGAAGCCTCTCAGGAGGCAATCATTTGGGGCCTGTTGGAGGTTATATTGTAGCTGAAGTGCTTATAGGTTTGATTGAAAGTGACCCTCACTCGTTCTTAGGATCTAACCCTTCATGGTATCCAGAACTAAAAGTACAGGGCAGTCAACCCGCTGGAGCTTTCGAAATGGCTGACATCATCAAATATACTGATTTCGCGGCTTAA